In Sphaeramia orbicularis chromosome 14, fSphaOr1.1, whole genome shotgun sequence, the following are encoded in one genomic region:
- the LOC115432777 gene encoding serine/threonine-protein kinase PAK 3 isoform X2 — MSDSVDIEEKPPAPPLRMNSSSRDSSSVNHASKPLPMAPEEKNKKVRLRSIFPGGDKTNKKKEKERPEISLPSDFEHTIHVGFDAVTGEFTGIPEQWARLLQTSNITKLEQKKNPQAVLDVLKFYDSKETVNNQKYMSFTSGDKSAHGYIAANTLGAKTSSSEPPIAPPVSEEEDEEEEEEEEEEEDEDDDDELPPVIAPRPEHTKSIYTRSVMDPPKPPTPVKEVLTPPESQVQPENTSNTMYRHTDRQRKKSKMTDEEILERLRSIVSVGDPKKKYTRFEKIGQGASGTVYTAIDIATGQEVAIKQMNLQQQPKKELIINEILVMRENKNSNIVNYLDSYLVGDELWVVMEYLAGGSLTDVVTETCMDEGQIAAVCRECLQALDFLHSNQVIHRDIKSDNILLGMDGSVKLTDFGFCAQITPEQNKRSTMVGTPYWMAPEVVTRKAYGPKVDIWSLGIMAIEMVEGEPPYLNENPLRALYLIATNGTPELQNPERLSSVFRDFLNRCLEMDVDRRGSAKELLQHSFLKLAKPLSSLTPLIVAAKEAIKNSSR, encoded by the exons ATGTCTGATAGTGTCGATATTGAAGAGAAACCACCAGCCCCCCCCTTGAGAATGAACAGTAGTTCCCGAGACTCTTCATCAGTGAATCACGCCTCTAAACCGCTTCCAATGGCTcctgaagagaaaaacaaaaaagtccgCCTGCGTTCCATCTTCCCCGGGGGAGACAAAA CGaacaagaagaaggagaaggaacgTCCTGAGATATCCTTACCCTCAGACTTTGAACACACCATTCATGTTGGCTTTGACGCTGTAACAGGAGAATTCACA GGTATCCCCGAGCAGTGGGCACGGCTCCTACAAACCTCCAACATCACCAAACTGGAGCAGAAGAAGAACCCACAAGCTGTGTTGGATGTCTTAAAGTTCTACGACTCCAAAGAAACTGTCAACAACCAGAAGTACATGAGCTTCACTTCGGGAG aCAAATCAGCGCATGGATACATAGCAGCAAATACTCTG GGTGCCAAAACATCATCGTCAGAGCCACCGATTGCTCCGCCAGTttcagaggaggaggatgaggaggaagaagaagaggaggaggaggaggaagatgaggacgaTGACGATGAACTGCCGCCTGTGATCGCACCTCGGCCTGAACACACCAAATCT ATCTACACACGCTCCGTCATGGACCCACCAAAGCCTCCCACCCCCGTGAAAGAGGTGCTGACCCCCCCTGAGTCGCAGGTTCAGCCGGAGAACACATCCAACACAATGTATCGCCACACTGATCGCCAGAGGAAGAAGTCCAAAATGACAGATGAGGAGATTCTGGAGAGACTCA GGAGTATTGTGAGTGTGGGGGATCCCAAAAAGAAGTACACACGCTTCGAAAAAATAGGACAAGG AGCGTCTGGCACTGTCTACACTGCCATTGATATAGCGACTGGCCAAGAG GTGGCCATTAAGCAGATGAATCTGCAGCAGCAGCCCAAAAAAGAGCTGATCATCAATGAGATCCTGGTGATGAGGGAAAACAAAAACTCCAACATAGTAAACTACCTGGACAG TTACTTGGTAGGAGATGAGCTATGGGTGGTGATGGAGTATTTGGCTGGTGGCTCATTGACAGATGTAGTGACTGAGACCTGCATGGATGAGGGCCAGATCGCTGCAGTCTGCAGAGAG TGTCTTCAAGCCCTGGACTTCTTACACTCCAACCAGGTGATCCATCGAGATATAAAAAGTGACAACATCCTCCTGGGGATGGACGGTTCTGTCAAGCTGA CCGACTTTGGCTTCTGTGCTCAGATAACGCCAGAGCAAAACAAGCGCAGCACGATGGTGGGCACACCCTACTGGATGGCACCAGAGGTTGTAACTCGAAAGGCTTATGGCCCCAAAGTGGACATCTGGTCCCTGGGAATCATGGCAATAGAAATGGTTGAGGGAGAACCACCCTACCTGAATGAGAATCCACTCAGG GCGCTGTACCTGATAGCTACCAACGGCACTCCAGAGCTACAGAATCCAGAGAGGCTGTCGTCTGTATTCAGAGACTTCCTCAACCGCTGTCTGGAGATGGATGTGGACCGCAGAGGCTCTGCCAAGGAGCTGCTCCAG CATTCCTTCCTCAAGCTGGCGAAGCCTCTATCCAGCCTGACGCCTCTGATTGTAGCTGCGAAGGAAGCCATAAAGAACAGCAGTCGCTAG
- the LOC115432777 gene encoding serine/threonine-protein kinase PAK 3 isoform X1, translating to MSDSVDIEEKPPAPPLRMNSSSRDSSSVNHASKPLPMAPEEKNKKVRLRSIFPGGDKTNKKKEKERPEISLPSDFEHTIHVGFDAVTGEFTGIPEQWARLLQTSNITKLEQKKNPQAVLDVLKFYDSKETVNNQKYMSFTSGDKSAHGYIAANTLNRLLSSGPPVSLRTCSALFDKGAKTSSSEPPIAPPVSEEEDEEEEEEEEEEEDEDDDDELPPVIAPRPEHTKSIYTRSVMDPPKPPTPVKEVLTPPESQVQPENTSNTMYRHTDRQRKKSKMTDEEILERLRSIVSVGDPKKKYTRFEKIGQGASGTVYTAIDIATGQEVAIKQMNLQQQPKKELIINEILVMRENKNSNIVNYLDSYLVGDELWVVMEYLAGGSLTDVVTETCMDEGQIAAVCRECLQALDFLHSNQVIHRDIKSDNILLGMDGSVKLTDFGFCAQITPEQNKRSTMVGTPYWMAPEVVTRKAYGPKVDIWSLGIMAIEMVEGEPPYLNENPLRALYLIATNGTPELQNPERLSSVFRDFLNRCLEMDVDRRGSAKELLQHSFLKLAKPLSSLTPLIVAAKEAIKNSSR from the exons ATGTCTGATAGTGTCGATATTGAAGAGAAACCACCAGCCCCCCCCTTGAGAATGAACAGTAGTTCCCGAGACTCTTCATCAGTGAATCACGCCTCTAAACCGCTTCCAATGGCTcctgaagagaaaaacaaaaaagtccgCCTGCGTTCCATCTTCCCCGGGGGAGACAAAA CGaacaagaagaaggagaaggaacgTCCTGAGATATCCTTACCCTCAGACTTTGAACACACCATTCATGTTGGCTTTGACGCTGTAACAGGAGAATTCACA GGTATCCCCGAGCAGTGGGCACGGCTCCTACAAACCTCCAACATCACCAAACTGGAGCAGAAGAAGAACCCACAAGCTGTGTTGGATGTCTTAAAGTTCTACGACTCCAAAGAAACTGTCAACAACCAGAAGTACATGAGCTTCACTTCGGGAG aCAAATCAGCGCATGGATACATAGCAGCAAATACTCTG AACCGACTGCTGTCATCTGGGCCTCCTGTCAGCCTTAGAACCTGCAGCGCATTATTTGACAAG GGTGCCAAAACATCATCGTCAGAGCCACCGATTGCTCCGCCAGTttcagaggaggaggatgaggaggaagaagaagaggaggaggaggaggaagatgaggacgaTGACGATGAACTGCCGCCTGTGATCGCACCTCGGCCTGAACACACCAAATCT ATCTACACACGCTCCGTCATGGACCCACCAAAGCCTCCCACCCCCGTGAAAGAGGTGCTGACCCCCCCTGAGTCGCAGGTTCAGCCGGAGAACACATCCAACACAATGTATCGCCACACTGATCGCCAGAGGAAGAAGTCCAAAATGACAGATGAGGAGATTCTGGAGAGACTCA GGAGTATTGTGAGTGTGGGGGATCCCAAAAAGAAGTACACACGCTTCGAAAAAATAGGACAAGG AGCGTCTGGCACTGTCTACACTGCCATTGATATAGCGACTGGCCAAGAG GTGGCCATTAAGCAGATGAATCTGCAGCAGCAGCCCAAAAAAGAGCTGATCATCAATGAGATCCTGGTGATGAGGGAAAACAAAAACTCCAACATAGTAAACTACCTGGACAG TTACTTGGTAGGAGATGAGCTATGGGTGGTGATGGAGTATTTGGCTGGTGGCTCATTGACAGATGTAGTGACTGAGACCTGCATGGATGAGGGCCAGATCGCTGCAGTCTGCAGAGAG TGTCTTCAAGCCCTGGACTTCTTACACTCCAACCAGGTGATCCATCGAGATATAAAAAGTGACAACATCCTCCTGGGGATGGACGGTTCTGTCAAGCTGA CCGACTTTGGCTTCTGTGCTCAGATAACGCCAGAGCAAAACAAGCGCAGCACGATGGTGGGCACACCCTACTGGATGGCACCAGAGGTTGTAACTCGAAAGGCTTATGGCCCCAAAGTGGACATCTGGTCCCTGGGAATCATGGCAATAGAAATGGTTGAGGGAGAACCACCCTACCTGAATGAGAATCCACTCAGG GCGCTGTACCTGATAGCTACCAACGGCACTCCAGAGCTACAGAATCCAGAGAGGCTGTCGTCTGTATTCAGAGACTTCCTCAACCGCTGTCTGGAGATGGATGTGGACCGCAGAGGCTCTGCCAAGGAGCTGCTCCAG CATTCCTTCCTCAAGCTGGCGAAGCCTCTATCCAGCCTGACGCCTCTGATTGTAGCTGCGAAGGAAGCCATAAAGAACAGCAGTCGCTAG